One window from the genome of Pyxicephalus adspersus chromosome 6, UCB_Pads_2.0, whole genome shotgun sequence encodes:
- the LOC140333385 gene encoding tyrosine-protein kinase SYK-like gives MPTVTESSQFSMPMDTDVYRGIYEDPDELRMQTLKIKRDQLLLSETELGSGNFGTVKKGIFKTTKSEKKVAVKILKNDSNDPTVQEELMSEARVMQQLDNPYIVRMIGICEAESWILVMELAELGPLHKFLAKNRDVSEKNVTELVHQVSMGMKYLEENNFVHRDLAARNVLLVTQHYAKISDFGLSKAIQSNENYYKAKSCGKWPIKWYAPECINFLKFSSKSDVWSFGVLMWEAYSYGQKPYKGMKGMEVTAMIENGKRMECPPRCPSELFELMQLCWTYNTEERPAFSSVELRLRNYYYDIAQ, from the exons ATGCCAACAGTTACAGAAAGTTCACAATTTTCAATGCCAATGGACACAGATGTGTATCGTGGAATATATGAAGATCCTGATGAGCTGAGAATGCAAACTCTCAAAATAAAGCGAGATCAACTCCTATTATCTGAAACTGAATTGGGCTCTGGTAACTTTGGGACTGTGAAAAAAGGAATCTTTAAAACAACAAA ATCAGAAAAGAAAGTTGCTGTAAAAATTCTTAAGAATGATAGCAACGATCCTACAGTCCAGGAGGAGCTGATGAGTGAAGCAAGGGTCATGCAGCAGTTGGATAACCCATACATTGTCAGAATGATTGGCATTTGTGAAGCAGAATCTTGGATCCTGGTTATGGAACTTGCAGAACTTGGACCATTACATAAGTTTCTAGCCAAAAACAG GGATGTCTCCGAAAAGAATGTAACAGAACTTGTTCATCAAGTTTCCATGGGAATGAAGTACCtggaagaaaataattttgtccaCAGGGATCTGGCAGCCAGAAATGTGCTTTTGGTTACCCAGCATTATGCCAAGATTAGTGATTTTGGGCTTTCTAAAGCTATTCAGTCCAATGAGAATTATTATAAA GCAAAAAGTTGTGGGAAATGGCCCATTAAATGGTATGCACCAGAATGCATAAACTTCTTAAAATTTTCAAGCAAAAGCGATGTATGGAGTTTTGGAGTACTTATGTGGGAAGCATATTCCTATGGTCAAAAGCCATATAAA GGAATGAAAGGCATGGAGGTGACAGCGATGATTGAAAATGGAAAACGTATGGAGTGTCCTCCCCGATGTCCATCTGAATTATTTGAATTGATGCAATTATGCTGGACATACAA CACTGAGGAACGCC